A single window of Gemmatimonadota bacterium DNA harbors:
- a CDS encoding LptF/LptG family permease — MRLRWYVISELITPFLFSFSVIIFLLVIDLVLQMLDRILGKGVPIGVVFELFFLNTAWMIALAVPMAVLVSTLLAFGRLSASGEIVAMRALGIGIHQVVGPVLIVAMLLGIGLVIFNDRILPEFNHRARVLMTDIHRKRPAVALADKAGVMIGDFKNYQILFDRADAGGNILHDVLVYSFNSDGFPETAVADSGVVEFDEARDEALLYLFQGEMHRIDPDDSTVYALTTFAKARLRLGDAGQQLSRSSSAYRNDREMDIATMQHKIAQYESELYQAKIKRANLLNAFVREVLIDSTDTKPVQSLRAVLGRAAADTRIASHKLRAADRLRVEVHKKFSIPAACVAFVLVGAPIGMWARSSSAAIGAAISIGFFLAWWIFLIGGEKLADRGVLMPWFAMWIPNVLTALVGVVLSARIICEWGVKRR; from the coding sequence ATGCGCTTGCGCTGGTATGTGATATCCGAACTGATAACGCCATTTTTATTTAGTTTTTCCGTGATCATCTTCCTTCTCGTCATTGATCTCGTGTTGCAAATGCTCGATCGCATTCTGGGAAAAGGCGTACCCATAGGTGTGGTTTTTGAGTTGTTTTTTTTAAACACGGCCTGGATGATTGCACTCGCCGTTCCGATGGCTGTGCTGGTCAGCACCCTGCTGGCATTTGGCCGCTTGAGTGCCTCGGGCGAAATTGTGGCCATGCGCGCATTGGGCATTGGGATACATCAGGTCGTAGGACCGGTCTTGATCGTCGCAATGCTATTGGGAATTGGGCTGGTGATTTTTAATGATCGCATTTTGCCCGAATTTAATCACCGCGCCCGCGTATTGATGACAGATATTCACCGCAAACGCCCCGCTGTCGCACTCGCCGACAAAGCCGGTGTAATGATCGGCGATTTCAAAAATTACCAGATTTTATTTGATCGCGCCGATGCGGGCGGGAATATCCTCCATGACGTACTGGTATATAGCTTTAATAGCGATGGGTTTCCCGAAACCGCGGTTGCCGATTCCGGTGTTGTCGAATTTGACGAAGCGCGCGACGAGGCTCTGCTCTATCTTTTTCAAGGAGAAATGCACCGCATTGATCCAGACGATTCCACAGTCTATGCGCTCACGACATTTGCCAAAGCCAGGTTGCGGCTCGGTGATGCGGGCCAACAGTTATCGCGGTCTTCATCGGCGTATCGCAATGATAGAGAAATGGATATCGCCACCATGCAGCACAAAATTGCACAATACGAAAGCGAATTATATCAGGCGAAGATCAAAAGAGCAAATCTCCTGAATGCATTTGTGCGCGAAGTGTTAATAGATTCTACTGATACAAAACCCGTGCAGTCGCTGCGCGCTGTATTGGGACGCGCGGCAGCCGATACGCGGATTGCAAGCCATAAGTTGAGAGCCGCAGACCGATTGCGCGTAGAGGTACACAAAAAATTTTCAATTCCCGCAGCCTGTGTAGCGTTTGTGCTGGTAGGCGCGCCTATCGGCATGTGGGCGCGCAGTAGCAGTGCGGCAATTGGCGCGGCAATTAGCATTGGCTTTTTTTTGGCGTGGTGGATTTTTCTCATCGGAGGTGAAAAACTGGCTGACCGCGGGGTACTCATGCCCTGGTTTGCGATGTGGATACCCAATGTATTGACCGCCCTCGTCGGCGTTGTTCTATCTGCTCGTATTATCTGCGAGTGGGGCGTAAAAAGGAGATAG
- a CDS encoding LptF/LptG family permease produces the protein MRILSRYVIVQFAMPFALSLQAFTVVFVVIDLVDRLSSFIDREVGLGTILSYYLCYLPYIVVLVLPMAVLLAGLFCMGGLIQRGELLAMKSAGISLYQVVIPLQILALGISILAATMTDQVVPRANRARSKIEQPRRSAVGPQSIRVQIALRDTGRRVLSMREYDAQALKGRQVILDKYEGGSLAERVRAEEIVWAAAEWHFMNGDRRVFSDGKEFYRAFRVWAAKDVTLTPEDLVRDVVPEDQMTYSELTDFIHRKSRNGSQTLRESVALHMRLAFPFANFVIALFGLPIASRMQRTGRPIQIGMCLLICFAFYGCIQLGRAMGWNDVLSPAWGAWGANAIFGAIGIITLLTTRK, from the coding sequence GTGCGTATTTTGAGCCGCTATGTCATCGTCCAATTTGCAATGCCCTTTGCTCTCAGCTTGCAGGCTTTTACGGTTGTTTTTGTCGTAATTGATCTGGTAGATCGCCTCAGTTCGTTTATAGACCGCGAAGTCGGCCTGGGAACAATTCTATCTTATTATTTATGCTATTTGCCCTATATTGTCGTCCTCGTGCTTCCAATGGCGGTCTTGCTCGCGGGATTATTCTGTATGGGTGGGCTGATACAGCGTGGGGAATTGCTGGCAATGAAAAGCGCTGGCATAAGTCTTTATCAAGTCGTGATTCCATTGCAAATACTTGCCCTTGGAATCAGTATTTTGGCCGCTACAATGACCGATCAAGTCGTGCCGCGGGCAAACCGGGCGCGATCGAAAATCGAGCAACCGCGTCGATCAGCGGTTGGGCCTCAGTCCATTCGCGTGCAAATTGCGCTGCGGGATACGGGCAGGCGCGTTTTGTCAATGAGAGAATACGACGCCCAGGCCCTGAAAGGACGGCAGGTAATACTCGACAAATACGAAGGTGGGTCACTCGCAGAGCGCGTTCGCGCCGAAGAAATCGTTTGGGCCGCCGCAGAATGGCATTTTATGAATGGAGATCGGCGTGTATTTTCAGATGGTAAAGAATTTTATCGCGCATTTCGCGTGTGGGCGGCAAAAGATGTAACACTAACGCCCGAAGACCTCGTACGCGACGTCGTGCCCGAAGACCAGATGACGTATTCGGAACTGACGGACTTTATCCATCGCAAATCGCGCAACGGCAGCCAAACACTTCGAGAATCTGTGGCACTTCACATGCGTTTGGCATTTCCATTTGCGAACTTCGTGATCGCCCTTTTTGGCCTTCCCATCGCCTCTCGCATGCAGCGGACGGGACGCCCCATCCAAATTGGCATGTGCTTGCTGATTTGCTTTGCATTTTACGGATGCATTCAACTCGGACGCGCCATGGGTTGGAACGATGTGCTATCTCCTGCCTGGGGTGCCTGGGGGGCAAATGCGATCTTTGGCGCGATTGGGATTATCACCCTTCTCACAACGCGCAAATAG
- a CDS encoding sulfatase-like hydrolase/transferase: protein MKYNILLMISDQHSKYHIGAYGDPLVRTPHLDQLTENGMRFTSAYCASPVCVPSRMSFMTCRMPSANRVWNNNHLLHSGIPTWAHAMGLVGYETSLIGRMHFNGHDQRHGFENRPFGEYGATHPGANRQGAPLFKSISTATTGQNRTAVEVAGRGYGSYHVFDEMVAERTSAYLRDKAKNPGDRPFAAVAGFLLPHCPFIAHKELFDYYYDRVDIPQHTPNEPAAIRKFKQLRGLYPPLDEERIRVARAAYFGMCEYLDIQIGRILQTLRETGLDRNTLVIYCSDHGEMAGEHGCWWKSSYYEGSVGVPLIASLPGVIAPNAETNQICNLMDIGPTLLDMADGDPMPDICGHSLWPLLMGRDDSDHPNETFSEHLGIERTPSCMIRTGPWKCYTYHDDTAPVLYNLEDDPDEMHNLGSDPNYEHIRDHLISRIFEHWDPEYVLRECADIDRDIRLITRWGQTIQPALPDSVPVPDGAEDIECL, encoded by the coding sequence ATGAAATACAATATTCTCCTGATGATCTCCGATCAGCACAGCAAATATCACATTGGTGCTTATGGCGATCCCCTCGTGCGCACGCCCCACCTCGACCAGCTAACAGAAAACGGTATGCGCTTCACAAGCGCGTATTGTGCCTCACCTGTTTGCGTGCCCAGCCGCATGTCATTTATGACGTGTCGCATGCCTTCGGCCAATCGCGTGTGGAACAACAATCACCTGCTGCATTCGGGGATTCCCACCTGGGCACACGCCATGGGACTCGTCGGATATGAAACATCGCTTATTGGGCGGATGCACTTCAACGGACACGACCAGCGACACGGCTTTGAAAATCGCCCCTTCGGCGAATACGGTGCCACACATCCGGGCGCAAACAGGCAGGGCGCGCCCCTCTTCAAAAGCATTTCAACGGCGACCACCGGGCAAAATCGCACGGCTGTCGAAGTTGCTGGACGAGGATATGGCTCATACCACGTTTTTGACGAAATGGTCGCGGAAAGAACCAGTGCATATCTGCGCGACAAAGCGAAAAATCCCGGCGACCGCCCCTTTGCTGCCGTAGCGGGATTTCTTTTACCTCACTGCCCCTTCATCGCACACAAAGAGCTTTTTGATTATTATTACGACCGCGTCGATATCCCCCAACACACGCCCAATGAACCCGCAGCCATTCGCAAATTCAAACAGCTTCGCGGCCTCTATCCCCCCCTCGACGAAGAACGCATTCGCGTTGCCCGCGCCGCTTATTTTGGCATGTGTGAATACCTCGACATACAAATCGGGCGCATCCTTCAGACCCTGCGAGAAACGGGCCTCGACCGCAATACGCTGGTCATTTACTGCTCGGACCACGGCGAGATGGCCGGAGAACACGGCTGCTGGTGGAAAAGCAGTTACTACGAAGGATCTGTGGGCGTTCCCCTCATCGCAAGCCTTCCAGGCGTGATCGCACCAAACGCGGAAACCAACCAGATATGTAATCTGATGGACATTGGTCCCACACTCCTCGACATGGCAGATGGAGATCCCATGCCGGACATTTGCGGACACTCGCTCTGGCCGCTGCTTATGGGGCGAGATGATAGCGATCACCCCAATGAAACATTCAGTGAGCACCTGGGGATAGAACGCACACCCTCGTGTATGATTCGAACGGGTCCCTGGAAATGTTACACATATCACGACGATACCGCGCCCGTCCTCTACAACCTCGAAGACGATCCCGATGAAATGCACAATCTGGGCAGCGATCCCAATTATGAACACATCCGCGACCACCTCATATCCCGCATTTTTGAACACTGGGATCCGGAGTATGTACTTAGAGAATGCGCGGATATCGATCGCGATATACGCCTGATTACCCGCTGGGGACAGACCATTCAACCCGCCTTGCCCGACAGCGTTCCGGTACCCGATGGCGCCGAAGATATTGAATGTCTGTGA
- a CDS encoding UPF0182 family protein gives MQRKFLIPTIFVIVIGFAWLSSYYTDWLWFSSLDFQAVFWTTLKARFLSGIFYGLIAAVVIGINLHYVGRFTRSALELDASLYEDEMPGASLLRSNTGYLLIAAVLVLIMGNVGSSQWPTLLRYWYGGSFGTSDPIFARDVGFYVFDLPFYQFTVGFLIGTVIVSALASGVIYMATGGIRLQERIQVMPRPVAHLSALAGLFLLFSAINYYLKIYGLLYSPGDVFFGAGFVDVNVQRWIYWILIIAFVATGIMLLRNIKAREARPLLIGVGVFLVGTIGLGSIPGAIVQKLIVDPTELQRETPYIKNNIEFTRKAYALDRISEQPFEASENLTAEDIAANPLTIRNIRIWDERPMVQTYQQVQEIRPYYVFPSVDVDRYTVDGVYRQVMLSGRELDTNRLPAQARNWVNETLQYTHGYGVAMSPVTHVTPEGLPAFMIKDIPPVSDAAELQISRPEIYYGERTYGNVVVKTSAEEFDYPQRDGNAFTTYEGNGGVPMGSFINRLAFTIRMMDPNLLLSTYILPESKIMYHRQIAQRAREIAPFLFFDSDPYLVISEGRLYWILDAYTTTNMYPYSKRMGRSQINYIRNSVKVVMDAYHGSVTFYQAEDEPVIAAYAAIFPTLFKSIDTMPADLRAHVRYPVDLFRIQATMYREYHMQEVQVFYNQEDLWEIPNEIYGQNDRTQPMEPYYIIVKFPGEEREEFLLLVPFTPAQKDNMIGWLAARCDGENYGDLLVYLLPKEKLIFGPMQLEARIDQQPDISSQLTLWGQGGSEVIRGNLLAVPIESSFLYVEPIYLQARQESNQLPQQGFEGEGGGQPQQGQPPRQLQQSTAIPELKQVIVAFGGQVIMRDTFEQALNELFGSDAGKTLGTSSSEETFETTSEQPAERTAADLASEADMQFQRVRESLQKWDWTTAGEAMKQLEQSILELKKTLEK, from the coding sequence ATGCAACGCAAGTTTTTAATCCCAACCATATTTGTCATTGTCATCGGGTTCGCGTGGTTATCATCCTATTATACCGACTGGCTGTGGTTCTCGAGCCTCGATTTTCAGGCTGTCTTCTGGACCACCCTGAAAGCGCGTTTCCTATCCGGTATATTTTACGGTCTGATTGCCGCTGTGGTCATTGGTATCAACCTCCATTATGTCGGCCGATTCACCCGCTCCGCGCTCGAATTAGACGCCTCACTTTACGAAGATGAAATGCCCGGCGCAAGTCTGCTGCGCTCAAATACCGGCTATCTGTTAATCGCCGCTGTACTCGTCCTCATTATGGGCAATGTCGGCTCCTCCCAGTGGCCCACCCTGTTGCGTTACTGGTACGGCGGATCATTTGGTACTTCCGACCCCATTTTTGCGCGCGACGTTGGGTTTTATGTCTTTGATTTGCCCTTTTACCAGTTTACAGTCGGTTTTCTCATCGGCACGGTAATCGTATCAGCCCTTGCATCAGGGGTTATTTACATGGCCACAGGCGGTATTCGCTTGCAGGAACGCATTCAAGTCATGCCGCGCCCCGTAGCACACCTGTCTGCCCTTGCCGGGCTATTCTTGCTGTTTTCCGCTATCAATTATTACCTCAAAATCTACGGCTTACTCTATTCTCCGGGCGACGTCTTTTTTGGCGCGGGATTCGTAGATGTCAACGTCCAACGCTGGATATATTGGATCCTCATCATTGCCTTTGTCGCAACGGGCATCATGCTCTTGCGAAATATCAAAGCACGTGAAGCGCGCCCGCTCCTCATCGGTGTTGGCGTCTTTCTCGTCGGGACCATAGGACTGGGCAGTATCCCGGGCGCAATTGTTCAAAAACTCATCGTAGATCCCACCGAACTCCAGCGCGAAACCCCCTACATCAAAAACAACATCGAATTCACGCGAAAAGCGTACGCCCTCGACAGGATTTCGGAACAACCCTTTGAAGCATCCGAGAACCTCACCGCAGAGGATATTGCCGCCAATCCTTTGACCATTCGCAACATCCGCATCTGGGATGAGCGCCCAATGGTACAAACCTATCAGCAGGTTCAGGAAATTCGTCCCTATTATGTCTTTCCCAGCGTTGATGTTGACCGCTACACTGTGGACGGCGTATATCGACAAGTCATGCTTTCTGGACGCGAACTCGACACCAATCGCCTGCCTGCTCAGGCGCGCAACTGGGTCAATGAAACCCTGCAATACACACACGGATACGGGGTTGCCATGAGCCCGGTTACCCACGTCACGCCCGAGGGTTTGCCCGCGTTTATGATCAAAGATATTCCCCCGGTGTCCGACGCGGCAGAGCTACAAATCTCCCGACCTGAAATCTACTATGGCGAACGCACCTATGGCAACGTGGTCGTCAAAACCAGCGCCGAAGAATTTGACTATCCCCAGCGCGATGGCAATGCGTTTACCACCTACGAAGGCAATGGCGGGGTGCCCATGGGCAGTTTCATCAACCGCCTGGCATTTACCATTCGCATGATGGATCCCAACCTGCTCTTGAGTACCTACATCTTACCTGAGAGCAAAATTATGTACCACCGGCAGATCGCCCAACGCGCACGCGAGATCGCGCCTTTCCTCTTCTTCGACTCCGACCCCTATCTCGTTATCTCTGAAGGCCGTCTGTACTGGATCTTAGATGCGTACACGACCACCAACATGTATCCCTATTCCAAACGCATGGGAAGGTCGCAGATCAACTACATCCGCAATTCGGTCAAAGTCGTTATGGATGCCTATCACGGTTCTGTCACCTTTTATCAGGCAGAAGATGAACCCGTGATTGCCGCTTATGCCGCGATATTCCCCACCCTGTTCAAATCAATTGACACCATGCCTGCAGATTTGCGCGCCCATGTGCGCTATCCCGTTGACCTCTTCCGCATTCAAGCGACGATGTATCGCGAATATCACATGCAGGAAGTGCAGGTGTTTTACAACCAGGAAGACCTGTGGGAAATCCCAAATGAGATCTACGGCCAAAACGACCGCACACAACCGATGGAACCGTATTATATCATCGTCAAATTTCCCGGTGAAGAACGCGAGGAATTTCTTCTGCTCGTGCCCTTCACACCCGCCCAAAAGGACAACATGATCGGCTGGCTTGCCGCGCGATGCGACGGGGAAAACTACGGTGACTTGCTGGTCTATCTCCTGCCCAAAGAAAAACTCATCTTCGGTCCGATGCAACTCGAAGCCCGCATCGATCAGCAGCCAGATATATCGAGCCAACTCACCCTGTGGGGACAGGGCGGCTCCGAAGTCATTCGCGGCAACCTTTTGGCCGTACCCATCGAATCATCTTTCCTGTACGTTGAACCCATCTACCTGCAAGCCCGCCAGGAATCCAATCAATTGCCACAACAGGGTTTCGAAGGCGAAGGCGGTGGACAGCCCCAGCAAGGACAACCACCGCGTCAACTCCAGCAAAGCACAGCCATCCCCGAACTCAAGCAAGTGATCGTCGCATTTGGCGGGCAAGTCATCATGCGCGATACATTTGAACAGGCACTCAACGAACTGTTTGGCTCTGATGCGGGGAAAACCCTGGGGACTTCAAGTTCCGAAGAAACATTCGAGACCACATCAGAACAACCCGCTGAACGCACCGCGGCAGATTTGGCATCAGAAGCAGATATGCAATTCCAGCGCGTGCGGGAATCGCTTCAAAAGTGGGATTGGACAACCGCGGGCGAAGCGATGAAACAGTTGGAACAGTCGATTCTCGAATTGAAAAAGACACTGGAGAAATAA